ACCACTTGAGTAGGGTTTACCAAAGGCTTTCATATTGCCAGTGATTTTGCTGAATCTTACGAAAGTTTCCTCAATGGATTCTCCTTCTTTCATTTGCAAAATTTCATAATCATGAATTAACATGTTTATTTGAGTTTCTTTCATTTTGATGGTTCCTTTATAGGTGACTTCCCGTTTGTCCCACATTTCTTTGGTCGTATCACAGCTTGAAATTTTCTCATACTCTTCTCCATTTATAGCGTTATACAACAGGTTTCGTGCATTAGCATTAACCTGAACGATCGCCATTTTTTCGTCTATGTATTTATCTTATCTTCAAGATCAATGGAT
This genomic stretch from Nicotiana sylvestris chromosome 9, ASM39365v2, whole genome shotgun sequence harbors:
- the LOC104221601 gene encoding uncharacterized protein, with amino-acid sequence MAIVQVNANARNLLYNAINGEEYEKISSCDTTKEMWDKREVTYKGTIKMKETQINMLIHDYEILQMKEGESIEETFVRFSKITGNMKAFGKPYSSGGQVQIILRSLPTTWQTKVVALEFQDLNKLSYNELRGDLIAFYKTHLKKTSQEEKITE